The nucleotide sequence CTAAGGATTCACTTTGGGTAATCTTGGAATCTAGTAAATCTAAATAGGCAATGATTTGTTTAGCTTTGTCGATTGTCTCATCAAATTTCGACATATTTCCGGGTGCTTTCGTATCGCCGGATAGATCAGACACCAATTTGTTCATTTGAGCTTTGGCGAATTGTTGGATGATTGGAATCCAATCTAAATAATTGCTAGGATCTTTCTCATGAAAACGGAAAGCCTCCTGTTCTTCTAGATCTTCAATAACTATTTGTAAGGGTGCTTTAACACTCTCATCTTCCGAATTCCAAGCACTGTAAAGAATTTCTTTTCCTTTCCGTGTTTGAAATAACTCAACTTTTTTCGATTCAATGAAAGAAGCTTTTTCAGTGTCATCCAGATTCTGCAGGTCTTTTCGGGTGATGAAATTTAATGAGGTGAGGCAGGCTATCCAATTTTCCAGATTTCTTTTTACCAATACCTGATTATTTGGATCTCTAATCTTCTTTGCTTGAAATGTGTGGACAGCTTCATTACCAATAATAGCCTGGACCTCTGCTAGCCTCCAGTTTTTCTTGATAAAATCTTCTCCCTCTTCCAATAACTGGTTTTTCAAGAGTTTAATATTCTCTTGATTCTTTAAATCCCAGTGAGCATATTTTTCTTCTTTCCATAATTTAAGGACACGCTTCCAATTTTTATTTGATGCAGTATTTTCTTCTTTTATATAGTAATTAGGGGGTAAGTTTAAATAGTCTTTAAAAGTAGTAACTTTCCCTAGAGCTTCCCTTAACTCGGGAAATTTCCCCATCCTAATTTCATTCAGAAGCTCCCGCCCTTTAACTTCATCTAGAATTCTCCCTTTCATTGCTACGAGTGTACTAACCGTGATGGGCGAAGGTTCTACACCTTCCTCAAGCACCAAAAATTGCGCAAAATGTCTTGTCAAGTCCTTTCTTATGTCTATATGATCCGTCCGGAGGTCTGTATTCATCGTAGAATTGATGTGGGTAGGATTCACTAGAAGGCGGGGATCATTTGCTTCCAAAGATTGAATTAATGATAAATCCAAAATACCTTTTGAAAGCGTAGGTTTTCCTTCCAGCTCTTCCAATGGAGGGTATTGCAATTCAATGTCTGCATTTCTTTTCTGTATCCATCTATCTAAGGGGTATTTAACTAAATTCAGTACAGGCATAGCGACTTCGTTAGCCAAAAGCAAAACACCTAAAAGCCTTAAGAAGACTGCATTGGGAGTAAGAATCAATGCTACTGCTGAAAGTGCAGGTAAATACCTTCCCATGAAGATACTCACACTTTGTGGAAGCTTATCATTTTGTTCCAGTACATTCACGGATATCATCATTAATGCGCCTGCAGCTTCAAAATAGAACCCTAGGTACAGCTTGAAAGCGCATAGGGCTATCTCAGCGATGATGAAATCATCACTCAATTTCTTAACTACATATTTTGAAAATTTACTAACAATTGCATATTTTTCTTCACCGATCATTTCTCTGTTATATTTGTATATTAGATGGAAAAATGTTGAACTCTGGCTTTCTTCTGAGCCCTGCACATACGATCCTAAGTTTATCCCTATAGATAAAATAAATTTAGATAAGGCAACTGTAAGCACCATAGGGGCTTTGGCGACAAGACTTATATTACATCTAGAAATAACGTTTAGGGCATCTAAAGCGACTAAATTCATTAAGGATGAAATATGCCATCCAGCCCCCCAATAATCGTTGCCTTGTCGAACCGTTTTCTCGTTGTTATGTGCAGTCGCAATTTGATACCCAAACCCAAACCCGCCGGCAAAGGATGCGATTTGCGTATAGTTTAGAAATTGAGTCATAAATTAACCTTTTAGGTGGTGAATGCACAAATTTAGCATCAATAGAGTTGCAATTAGAAACGAAAATTGATAAAAAAAGCACATTGCTAAAACAATACCGAAATATTTTTAATATAAATTGTTATTAACTATAATTTATTTTATATATGAAGTCAACAAATAGATAAGAGATGCAATTCCGGCAGAAGCAGGAATTGTTAATATCCAAGCCCAGGCAATTTTTTGGGCAATTCCCCATTTGACAGCAGATACCTTATTTCCCAGCGACCCTACTCCAATGATAGAACCCACAATTGTATGTGTTGTGGAGACAGGGACACCCAAATACGTCGCCAAATATAAAGTCACTGTACCGGCAGATTCGGCACAGAAACCACCGACAGGACGAAGTTTAGTGACTTTCATCGCCATCGTTTTGACAATACGCCAGCCGCCAAAAGCGGTCCCTAATGCCATCGCAATTTGGCAGGAAAGAATAATCCATAAGGTATCAGGATCATAAAGAGAAAGCTCGAGATCGCGCGGAACAAGTTTTGCAGCGAATAAAACAGCCACAATAATGCCCATTGTTTTTTGTGCGTCGTTTGCGCCGTGCCCAATTGAATATAATGCGGCCGAAACAAACTGCCCTTTACGGAAAATGTTGTTGACACGCGCGGGCCCCCAATTCTGAAAAATCCAAGAGATCGCCACCATAAAAAACATGCCTAAAGCAAATCCCATTAGAGGAGCGATGAAGATAAAAATACTGATTTCAAATAAACTGGGCCAATTTAACACTTCCCAGCCACCGTGTGCTGCACCTGCCCCTGATAAGCCCCCTATTAATGCGTGGGATGAGCTTGTCGGTAGTTTCCACCACCATGTAACAAGGTCCCAAATAGTAGCGCCTAAAAGACCATACAAAATAACATTCACATACATTGAATCCTGCGGATTGATTTTCACAATCCGTGCAATAGTATCAGCGACACGCGGAGCAAAAATAAACATAGCGATAAAATTAAAAAAGGCAGCCCAGACCACCGCAGCTTGAGGTTTAAGAACTTGTGTAGATACAATCGTCGCTATAGAATTGGCAGAATCATGAAAGCCGTTGACAAAATCAAAAATAAGGGCTACTACAACTGTGATAACAACCAGTGCTAGGGTCATTTCCATTATTAGACGTACTCCAGAATAATACCTTGAATGACGTCTGATGCGTGAACGCAGCTATCTGTCGCCTTTTCTAAGTTATCGTAGATTTCCTTCCATTTGATGACCATGCGTGTATCAGGCTCTTCCTCGAATAATTTCCCTAAAGAGCTTCTAAGAATATCGTCAGCCTCGTTTTCCAAGACGTGTATCGATGCGCAAATCGCCGCGATTTCCACTCCATCCCCTATTTCATGCAACCTATTTACAGCTTTCTGCACTTGTACAGCAGCACGGCAGATCACATCTGCAAAAAGGCGTGTTTCCTCGGTTAAAGTCTCTATTTTGTAAATGATAATCCGTTCAAAAGCCTCGTCAATACAGTCGATAATATCGTCCATTCTAGTCATCAACCTATAGATATCATCTCTATCGATAGGAGTAATGAACGTCTTATGTAAAGACTCTAAGCAAGCATGAACAATAATGTCAGCCTCATGTTCATATTGCTTAATGACCTTATGATTACTGCATGATAACCTTTCGTGGGAAACCATCTCTTTGAATTTCTCTGCAGCTTCAACAACTATGGCAGCATGTTTAGCGAAAAATTCGAAATAATCTGTTTTATAAGGTAATAAACTGGAAAACATACTAATCCCATATTGTAAATAATTATTTTATGCATAACATCAGAAGTGGTATGAAATAAACTCTTTTTACTCTACGGAATGCATATGCTTTGGGATTATCTGGAATCGCTGCCTTGGTCGTTAGGCGCACTTATCATGGTGGTAGGCTTGGTATTGTTCGCCATCGCAGGAGTGTTGATCGTACGTAAAACCATTAATCAAAAAACACTGCGGTCCCATCACGATGTAGCCGCTGTTGTTTTTGCCAATGTGGGTGTCCTCTATGCTGTTTTACTGGGATTCACCGTAGTGAATGTGCAGACACGATTTGATAAAATAAAAGAAACTGCGCACTTGGAAGCCTCCTATTTAGCCGAACTTTTCCGCGACTCTGAAGTCTTTCCCGAGGCTAATAAAATTGAAATCCGTACCGCACTAAGAAACTATGGTAAGAGTGTGCTCACAGATGAGTGGGTCACTATGAATCAAAAAAATTTCAGTATCTTAGTCAATCAAAACTTGCATAACGTATGGAAAGCCTACTATGCAATAGAACCTAAAACTAACCGTGAAATTGCCTGGTATAATCAATCCATAGATAAACTTAACAACTTAATGACAACCCGCTTAACACGCATATTGGGAAGCAAAGAATCCCTAGGTGGAGAAATGTGGTCCTTACTGTTGATCGGAGGCTTTGTTTTGACAGGATTTATGGGCTTCTTTGGCTTAGAAAACCTAACCTCGCATATTATGATGGCTTCGATACTTGCAGCTGTAACAGCCTTCCTACTTTTTTTAATTTACTCGCTGGATACGCCCTTTTCCGGAAATCTAACCGTCTCTACGACAGTCTATGATAACGTACTGAAGCTGCTAAACTGAAGACAAGTCAAAGATTAATATAATCAATTGACTTAAATAAGTAATAATCAATATTATTTAGTTTATAAACCTTGCAATTGGAGCAAAGTACTTTTATGCGTACCATCTTTCCAAGATCGCTGACAGTTCAGCCGTCTATGTCCACTTTAATCCCCTCCTCCCTCTTTGCTTCATTGAAACGCAAGCCCACTTTCGTTTCTTCTAAACGAAAATAATCCTTATTCATTCTAATTTACTGCTTTTACCTGTTGGAATATCCAATAGAATAATAAATTTTATTTTGTGGTGTTAATTATGTTAGAATCTTTTTTTGATCTCCTATCTATTATAGATAGTTTCTTTTGGAGTTACGTTGCTTTTATTTTGATTATGTTTCTAGGCTGCTTGTTGACTATCCAAGCACGTTTCTTCCAACTACGCGCTCTGCCCTCCATTTTCAAGACCTTTGTCCAGTTGATGAAAACATCCACAAGCGACGAGCGCGGCGTCCACCCGCTTAAAGCATTTTTCGCCTCAGTAGGGGGAATGATCGGCATCGGTAATATGGTCGGTATCGTCACCGCCATCCAAATAGGCGGACCCGGTGCCCTAGTTTGGGTATGGGTTGCAGCCCTTATCGGCGGAGTCATAAAATACTCCGAGATCTACCTTGGCCTTAAAAACAGAGTGAAAAATGACCGCGGCGGCTACGACGGTGGCCCCATGTATTTCCTACGCGCAGCCTTCAACAATACCTGGGTTCCCTTTCTGATTGCGATCATGCTTTGCATCTACGGAGTGGAGATCTATCAGTTTGCAGTCATTTCCGATAGCGTAGCGACAAATTTTGACTTGAACCGTTATGGCGTCATTGCTGCAATTATCTGTATGGTCGTTTATGCTAGTGTAGGCGGCATTCCACGCGTAGGGAAAATCTGCAGCTTGGTCATGCCCAGCTTTGTTGTCCTATACTTAGTTATGGGAGGATGGGTGCTGCTGCAAGAAATTACGCTTCTGCCAGGAATCCTGAAGGATGTCTTTGTCGCTGCCTTCTCAGGTCATGCTGCTGTGGGAGGCTTTGCCGGTAGCAGTGTGTTACTTGCAATACAACATGGTATTGCCCGTGCAGCGTATTCCGGCGATATAGGTATCGGCTATGATTCCATCATCCAAAGTGAGTCCAGCACAGTCTATCCCGAACGTCAAGCACGTTTGGCTGTACTTGGAATCTGCATTGACACAATCGTCTGCACAGTAAGCATCCTGATTGTATTGTTGACAGGGGTATGGAAAGTTGAGACCCCTATCGAAAGCTCCCAGCTTATCCAAACAGCGTTGAGCAACTACTTTCCCTACATGCATGTATTCATGCCCGTATTTATTTTCATTGCAGGCTATACCACAATGATCGCCTACTTTTGTGTAGGAATCAAATGTGCACGCTTCGTCCATCCAAAATATGGCAAAATGGCTTATATCATTTATGGAGTATGCTCCTTGGTGTTCTTCTCATTTTTCGACCAGACTCAAGCATTGATCATAATGTCCATTTCAGGGGCAATTTTGCTGTCGGTAAACTTGGTAGGCATATACATGCTTAGACATCAGATTCGTTTTGAGCAGGAAGTGGAAGTGCCTGTTGATGACGTGAGAGAGAGAGTTTGCGTAGTTTTGGATTAGAGTAGAGGCTCTGCTCAGCGTGACGTGGGCGATGTTGAGGTCTGTGTAGCGTTTTATTTGAACGCAAAGACGCAGAGAACGCAGAGAAACTCCGCCCCACATTAGGTTGTCACTGGCATGGCTATTTTCGTACCGATCTCACATCGCTGCGGTCCCCCGCGGGACCGCAGCGCCGACGTTGACATGCTCGCTGACGCGATCATGTCAAGGATTTCAAAACACTTCATAGAATAAACAAAATCGCAGTTTTCACAGCAGAAACATGTTTGTAAACTTAATGCCAGATCGCATGACCAAAATGAGCTGTTTCCATTTGGGTTTATCCTGCAAAAATCCTGACTAAATTCGGTGTCGTGTAAATGCTTGACGTGACCGCGTAGCGGGCATGTCAACGTCGGTGCTGCGGTCCCGCGGGGGATCGCAGCGAAGTAAGATCGGTATGAAACAATCGTGCAAGTGACAACCTAATGTGGGGCGGAGTTTCTCTGCGTTCTCTGCGTCTTTGCGTTCAAATAAAACGCGACACAGACCTCAACATCGCCCACGTGATGCTGAGCGAAGCATCTTTGCGTTCAAATAAAACGCGACACAGACCTTATCATCGCCCACGCCATGTGACAAAGACTATAAGTCTTGCTTGAAAAACTCTTTTATATATCTATAAGCACGCTTGCTAAACAATATCATTGTATGCTCGGCATGCACCGTTTTGTGTTGGTGAGGTGTATTTAAACGTGTTTCATCCACAGTGACGGTACTATCGCTTTTTCCCTTAATCCAGGGATTAATATTTTTAGTCCCTGCAATCACTAACACTTGAACAGTGTCAGGAAATTGTCCCAAGAATTCGAAATCCGCCTGCGACCTTAATTGCTTTCCGGCCTTCTCTTTTCCAATCAAATGAGAAAAATAATATTGATCCAGGAATCTACCCCAGCCTGCACCTTGGTTTGGTGGTGCTAAAAGGGCAGCACGGCCAATTTTGGCTTCGGGCGGGCATTCAGGATGATTCATAGCAGAACGTAACACCAATCCGCCCATGGAATGAGTAATAAAGTTGATAGGTACGCCCGGTTTTTTCCTCGCGAGCTTCTGTAAGTAATGAGCTAGATCAGCGCCATGCTCTTGAATAAGTTTATCTCTACTAGGGTATGCCCAGTGCTTTACATATACATGCTTATCGGAATAGCCGCTGGCCATATATTTCATATTCCAAGTATCGCCGAGGAATCCGTGAATGGTCACCAACCTTTGATGTTCAATGGAATGCCCATTTAATATTGAACAAAACAGTAATGCAAAAGATACTATAAATAATTTTATATTACTCATTGTATATTCATCCTATTCAGCAATGGGTAATAATAACTCTACAAACACTTATTGCAAAATCTTAAATTATCTATTTACTAGTCGCATCCCTGTTTCCAAGCCGCTGATAGATTTCATATCACTCTCTGAAAGCTCAAAATCAAAAATGGAAATATTCTCCAAAAGATGATTTTCAGAGCCTGCTTTAGGGATAGTGACCACCCCTTTCTGATAAAACCATCGCAATGCCACTTGAACAGGAGTTTTATGATAACGCTCACCGATCTCGAGCAATGTGTCATTTTCGCTAATAATGCCTTTGGCTATGGGTCTGTAAGCTGTAACAATCACTCCGATCTTTTGACAGTAGTCGACGAGTTCTTTTTCTTGGAGGAAGGGGTGCATTTCAATCTGGTTAGTTAAAATATGAAATCTATCCCGCTGGATGGACTCCAAGTGGGACTTCATAAAATTGCTAATTCCTATGTATTTTACCAAATGGGCTGGGATTAGCTCCGACATTGCCTCTAGGGTATCATTTATGGGGATATCCTTAGAAGGCCAGTGGATCAACAATAAGTCGAGATAGGGCGTATTCAACTCTTTAAGTATCCGCTCACACGCACGTTTGACATTTTGCGGTTGCAGCTCATCGTTGATGATCTTTGAAACAAGGAAAAGTTTTTCGCGCGGAAATTTTTGGATACCCGCGCCGACAGCTGCGTGATTCTCATAAACATCCGCTGTGTCAATATGACGATAGCCCAAATCTAGAGCTATTTTAATTGTCTCTTCGCACTGCTTGCCATTAAGGCGCCATGTTCCCAATCCTATAGCAGGCATAGGGCCAATTAGGGGGATATTCTTCATACATCCTCTCGATTAAAGTTACCTTTTATATACGATAGTGGATTTTTACTAGGAGCTAGATTGCTAAGGGAATTCTTGGGTTGAAATTTATTAAGCTTTATGCTATAATATTAATTATGATTACGACAGCCCACTCTTATTCTGTAATTATCTCCATTATTATTGGCAGCTAAGCTGCCATCACACCCCCGCTTTGCTACAAAATCTAATCACTAATTATTAAGGTAAAAATGAATAAAGAGAGAACTCTTGCGCTTACTACCGGTTTAGCGCTTTTTTGTATGTTTTTCGGTTCGGGTAATCTAGTCTTTCCTTTGATTGTAGGAACTTTTGCTGGGGCAAATACTTTTTGGGCCACGCTAGGCTTAATTTTAACAGCTGTCTTTATGCCCTTGCTAGGTTGCATCGGCATTCTTTTATATAAGGGCGAACCGTCAGAATTTTTCAAGCCTCTAGGTCGCAAAGGATTTCTACTATTCTCCTTTGCATGTTTAGCATTGATGGGCCCATTTGGTGTATTAGCACGGTGCTTAACTGTAGCTCATGGGACATTCATCTATGTTATGCCGGATGTATCGCTCGCAACTTTTAGCCTAGTATCTTGCATTTTACTTTTTGGCGCTGCGTTGTTCCGCGATCAAATTATGAAATTACTTGGAAATTGGCTAACGCCTTTACTTTTGCTTTCCTTAGGAGGAATTTTTGTTTTTTGCTTATTGAACGCCGCTGTCAAGACTACCATTGAAACAACGGTTTGGGAAGCTTTTGCTATGGGATCCTCGCAAGGTTATCAAACCATGGATCTGATGGCTTCGCTCTTCTTTTCAGGGTTTGTCATCGCCCAGCTTAGAACGCAGACTGAAAATTCTTCTGTGATGATGAGAGTATTTTTCCGGGCCGTTATTGTAGCAGGATTATTACTAGCTACAGTATATGCCGGATTAGTCTTCTTAGGATTTCAATATTCCGCTCTTTTGACGGAAGTGAGTCCGCAAAGCATGTTGGCCACGATAGTTTTGCATGTCTTAGGGACCTGGGGCGGTGCTGTTGTCTGTGTAGCTTTTGCCTTGGCCTGCTATACCACAGCCTTAGTACTGACTGTCTTATTTTCTGATTTTATACGCAAAGAATTCGTTAATAATAAGGTACCTGAATGGTCCACTTTATTGTTGACACTGGTATGCGCCTTTGCAATCTCTACCTTGGACTTTTCTGGAATTGCAGAATTCTTAGCCCCTATATTAGAGACGTCATACCCATTTCTTATTGCTTTTACAGTATGGAATATTGTTAGAGCTTTATGGAGTCCAAGCCCAAAGATGGCTATATCCGAATAATGAATAGATAGGTGCGGCACTTGTTGCCGCACCTATTAACTTATTGAGCGCCGGTCTCTGCGCGGCGTTTTTGGATGTAAGCAACCACATCGCCTACTGTACGTAGCTTGCTTGCTTCATCTTCTGCGATCTCGCAGTCAAAACGGGATTCAAAAGTCATCATAAGTTCAGTTAGATCTAATGAATCAGCATTTAGATCTTCTACGAAAGACTTTGATAACGTTACTTCTTCCTTATCAACACCTAGCTGTTCTGCCACGATATCGATAACTTCTTGTTCTAAAGACATGTGTCTACCTCAACGGTTATTTATGTAATTGTCATGCCGCCATCAACCACAAATACTTGGCCTGTGATGTATTTGGCCATGGGACTGGCTAAAAAGAGAGCCATTTGTGCAATGTCGGATGCCTCGCCCATTCTTCCGAGTGGAATTTTAGCAAGGATAGTTTCTTTTTGTAAATCATTCAACTCGTGTGTCATGGGAGTTTGGATAAATCCCGGCGCGATACAGTTCACGAGAATATTCCTTGAAGCGACCTCTTTAGCGAGTGCGCGGGTAAAGCCTATAATAGCGGCTTTGGATGCAGCATAATTGGCTTGTCCGGCATTACCTGAGATACCCACGATAGAGCTCATATTAATGATGCGCCCTTGACGAGCTTTCAACATGGGACGGATGAGAGCTTGGGAGAGGAAAAAACACGATTTCGCATTCACATCCATAATAATATCCCAGTCTTCTTCGGTCATTTTCATGAGAAGCTGGTCGCGGGTAATACCTGCATTATTGACGAGGATATCGACTTTACCGAATTTAGCTAGGATATCTTTGATGCCTTGGTCAACACTTTCTTTATTGGAGACATCGATCTGATAGAAATAGATCTGACCTTCGTGACAATTCTGAGCTAGCTCTTTGGCAGCGAGCTCGCCTTTTTCCTTGTTGCTGCCCACGATGGCTACACGAGCCCCTTGCTGTAGAAAAGTTTCCGCAATTGCTTTTCCAATGCCGCTAGTACCCCCGGTAATAATGGCATCTTGTCCTTTCAAAAGTTGTGGGGATTGCATCTCGTTAGTTCCTTGTTGCAAATAGTTCTTCCAGACCGGCAAGATCGGTAGTCTTCTCTATGGAATAGGTAGGGGCTTTTACACCGATGCGTTTATTAAATCCACTGAGAGCTTTGCCGCACCCTATTTCGATATAAGCATCGACACCTTGCTCTTCAAGAGTAAGGATAGATTGTTCCCAACGTACAGGTGAAGTGACTTGTTCAGTCAGAAGCTGTTTAATTTCTTCGAGATTTTCGGAAAGGCGGCCTGTGGTATTCATTGCTACCGGTATTGAGCCTTGCTTCCATTGGGTTTCAGCAATAGCCTCTTTAAGCCTGGCCGCAGCCGAGCTCATAAGACCGCTATGGAATGCTCCATGAACTTTAAGGGGCAGGATGCGCTTGGCTCCCTTACGGGTAAGGACTGCTGTTCCGGCTTCGATACCTTTCAGGGTACCGGAAATAACGATTTGTCCTGGGCTATTGAAATTAGCTGCCCATAGATCATGGGGGAGAGCAGTTTCGCGGACAGCCTCTTCCACTTGAGAAGCGTTCAACCCAAGGACGACTGCCATTGTTCCGGGATTTTGCGCGCAGGCGTCATTCATCGCTTGTCCGCGTAAGTGTACCAAAGCCAGGCCTTGTTCGAAGGGTAGGTAGCCGGCGGCAGTCAAAGCAGTATATTCGCCTAGGCTTAAGCCTGCAGTGAAAGTGGGGGTCAGGTGTGGAGCTAGCTGTTTTAAAGCACGCAGGTAGGCAAGACTTAGGATGTAGATGGCGACTTGGCTATTGGCTGTTTCAGTGAGAAGTTCTTCAGGGCCTTCCAGAATGATTTTCTGTATATCTTTTCCTAGCAGGTCGTTAGCTTCTTCCATTGTTTGACGGACGATTGGGAATTCCTGGATAAAGTCCTTTCCCATCCCCACATATTGGGCTCCTTGTCCGGGAAAAATAAATACGTATCGTTTGTTCATAGCAGATTACTCTTCCTTTGTGAGTAAAATAGCAGCCCAGGTCATCCCTCCGCCAAAGGCATTAAGCAGGATATTTTCGCCCGGGGAAAGCTTTTCCTTTTGATTCAATTCAGTGAG is from Parachlamydiales bacterium and encodes:
- a CDS encoding amino acid carrier protein; protein product: MLESFFDLLSIIDSFFWSYVAFILIMFLGCLLTIQARFFQLRALPSIFKTFVQLMKTSTSDERGVHPLKAFFASVGGMIGIGNMVGIVTAIQIGGPGALVWVWVAALIGGVIKYSEIYLGLKNRVKNDRGGYDGGPMYFLRAAFNNTWVPFLIAIMLCIYGVEIYQFAVISDSVATNFDLNRYGVIAAIICMVVYASVGGIPRVGKICSLVMPSFVVLYLVMGGWVLLQEITLLPGILKDVFVAAFSGHAAVGGFAGSSVLLAIQHGIARAAYSGDIGIGYDSIIQSESSTVYPERQARLAVLGICIDTIVCTVSILIVLLTGVWKVETPIESSQLIQTALSNYFPYMHVFMPVFIFIAGYTTMIAYFCVGIKCARFVHPKYGKMAYIIYGVCSLVFFSFFDQTQALIIMSISGAILLSVNLVGIYMLRHQIRFEQEVEVPVDDVRERVCVVLD
- the fabG gene encoding 3-oxoacyl-ACP reductase FabG codes for the protein MQSPQLLKGQDAIITGGTSGIGKAIAETFLQQGARVAIVGSNKEKGELAAKELAQNCHEGQIYFYQIDVSNKESVDQGIKDILAKFGKVDILVNNAGITRDQLLMKMTEEDWDIIMDVNAKSCFFLSQALIRPMLKARQGRIINMSSIVGISGNAGQANYAASKAAIIGFTRALAKEVASRNILVNCIAPGFIQTPMTHELNDLQKETILAKIPLGRMGEASDIAQMALFLASPMAKYITGQVFVVDGGMTIT
- a CDS encoding DUF4239 domain-containing protein is translated as MLWDYLESLPWSLGALIMVVGLVLFAIAGVLIVRKTINQKTLRSHHDVAAVVFANVGVLYAVLLGFTVVNVQTRFDKIKETAHLEASYLAELFRDSEVFPEANKIEIRTALRNYGKSVLTDEWVTMNQKNFSILVNQNLHNVWKAYYAIEPKTNREIAWYNQSIDKLNNLMTTRLTRILGSKESLGGEMWSLLLIGGFVLTGFMGFFGLENLTSHIMMASILAAVTAFLLFLIYSLDTPFSGNLTVSTTVYDNVLKLLN
- a CDS encoding DUF47 family protein, with translation MFSSLLPYKTDYFEFFAKHAAIVVEAAEKFKEMVSHERLSCSNHKVIKQYEHEADIIVHACLESLHKTFITPIDRDDIYRLMTRMDDIIDCIDEAFERIIIYKIETLTEETRLFADVICRAAVQVQKAVNRLHEIGDGVEIAAICASIHVLENEADDILRSSLGKLFEEEPDTRMVIKWKEIYDNLEKATDSCVHASDVIQGIILEYV
- a CDS encoding aldo/keto reductase — encoded protein: MKNIPLIGPMPAIGLGTWRLNGKQCEETIKIALDLGYRHIDTADVYENHAAVGAGIQKFPREKLFLVSKIINDELQPQNVKRACERILKELNTPYLDLLLIHWPSKDIPINDTLEAMSELIPAHLVKYIGISNFMKSHLESIQRDRFHILTNQIEMHPFLQEKELVDYCQKIGVIVTAYRPIAKGIISENDTLLEIGERYHKTPVQVALRWFYQKGVVTIPKAGSENHLLENISIFDFELSESDMKSISGLETGMRLVNR
- the acpP gene encoding acyl carrier protein, producing MSLEQEVIDIVAEQLGVDKEEVTLSKSFVEDLNADSLDLTELMMTFESRFDCEIAEDEASKLRTVGDVVAYIQKRRAETGAQ
- a CDS encoding inorganic phosphate transporter, whose protein sequence is MEMTLALVVITVVVALIFDFVNGFHDSANSIATIVSTQVLKPQAAVVWAAFFNFIAMFIFAPRVADTIARIVKINPQDSMYVNVILYGLLGATIWDLVTWWWKLPTSSSHALIGGLSGAGAAHGGWEVLNWPSLFEISIFIFIAPLMGFALGMFFMVAISWIFQNWGPARVNNIFRKGQFVSAALYSIGHGANDAQKTMGIIVAVLFAAKLVPRDLELSLYDPDTLWIILSCQIAMALGTAFGGWRIVKTMAMKVTKLRPVGGFCAESAGTVTLYLATYLGVPVSTTHTIVGSIIGVGSLGNKVSAVKWGIAQKIAWAWILTIPASAGIASLIYLLTSYIK
- the fabD gene encoding ACP S-malonyltransferase: MNKRYVFIFPGQGAQYVGMGKDFIQEFPIVRQTMEEANDLLGKDIQKIILEGPEELLTETANSQVAIYILSLAYLRALKQLAPHLTPTFTAGLSLGEYTALTAAGYLPFEQGLALVHLRGQAMNDACAQNPGTMAVVLGLNASQVEEAVRETALPHDLWAANFNSPGQIVISGTLKGIEAGTAVLTRKGAKRILPLKVHGAFHSGLMSSAAARLKEAIAETQWKQGSIPVAMNTTGRLSENLEEIKQLLTEQVTSPVRWEQSILTLEEQGVDAYIEIGCGKALSGFNKRIGVKAPTYSIEKTTDLAGLEELFATRN
- a CDS encoding branched-chain amino acid transport system II carrier protein; translation: MNKERTLALTTGLALFCMFFGSGNLVFPLIVGTFAGANTFWATLGLILTAVFMPLLGCIGILLYKGEPSEFFKPLGRKGFLLFSFACLALMGPFGVLARCLTVAHGTFIYVMPDVSLATFSLVSCILLFGAALFRDQIMKLLGNWLTPLLLLSLGGIFVFCLLNAAVKTTIETTVWEAFAMGSSQGYQTMDLMASLFFSGFVIAQLRTQTENSSVMMRVFFRAVIVAGLLLATVYAGLVFLGFQYSALLTEVSPQSMLATIVLHVLGTWGGAVVCVAFALACYTTALVLTVLFSDFIRKEFVNNKVPEWSTLLLTLVCAFAISTLDFSGIAEFLAPILETSYPFLIAFTVWNIVRALWSPSPKMAISE